A section of the Anticarsia gemmatalis isolate Benzon Research Colony breed Stoneville strain chromosome 28, ilAntGemm2 primary, whole genome shotgun sequence genome encodes:
- the LOC142984789 gene encoding uncharacterized protein LOC142984789 has translation MKYFVAFAVFALAFAAEEKKEEERPKTFRRLIPADVLRDFPGMCFASTRCATVEPGNTWDLAPFCGRSTCVVSEDTPPRLLELVEDCGPLPLANPKCKLDTDKTNKTAPFPGCCPIFTCEDGAKLEYPELPTPAPEAEKKEEEKKA, from the exons ATGAAGTATTTCGTTGCATTCGCGGTTTTCGCTCTGGCTTTTGCCGCTGAAGAGAAAAAGGAGGAAGAGAGGCCTAAAACCTTCAGGAGATTGATTCCCGCTGATGTTTTAAGAG ACTTCCCAGGCATGTGCTTCGCGTCCACCCGCTGCGCGACCGTCGAGCCTGGCAACACATGGGACCTGGCTCCATTCTGCGGTCGTTCCACCTGCGTGGTCAGCGAGGACACTCCTCCAAGGCTGCTGGAGCTCGTTGAGGACTGCGGACCTCTGCCTCTGGCTAACCCTAAGTGCAAGCTGGATACTG ACAAGACCAACAAGACCGCGCCCTTCCCCGGCTGCTGTCCGATCTTCACCTGCGAAGATGGTGCCAAATTAGAGTACCCTGAACTCCCAACCCCCGCCCCAGAAGCggaaaagaaagaagaagaaaagaaagcctaa